The Hordeum vulgare subsp. vulgare chromosome 7H, MorexV3_pseudomolecules_assembly, whole genome shotgun sequence DNA window gcaatgatcatacatataggcatcaagtacgagacaagtagaccgatactttctgcatatactactattactccacacatcgaccgctatccagcatgcatctagtgtattgtgttcatgaccaatagagtaacgccttaagcaagatgacatgatgtagagggataaactcaaaccaatgatgaaaaccccatctttttacccttgatagcaacaacacgatgcgtgcctcgctaccccttctgtcagtgggtgaggtcaccgcacggtatgaacccaaaaccaagcacttctcccattgcaagaatcatagatctagttggccaaacaaaacccataactcaaggagaattacaaggatatgaaatcatgcataagagagataagaagaaactcaaataagattcatagataatttgatcataaatccacaattcatcggatctcgacaagcacaccgcaaaagaagattacattggatagatctccatgaagatcatagagaactttgtgttgaagatccaagagagagaagaagccatctagttactagctatggactcgtaggtctatggtgaactactcacgcatcaccggagaggtcatggtgttgatgaagaagccctccgtatccgaatccccctccggccgggcaccagaacgtgccccagatgggatcttgcggagacagaagcttgcggtggtggaaaagtactttcgatgatctcctgattttttatggatttttagggaatatataggcgcaaaacctatggcaacggagcctcagggagcccacaagcctggtggctgcgccccccccccccttggccacgccgtgagggcttgtggggtccctggtggccccctgccctgattctccggctccccgatctttttctgttccggaaaaaatctttttggcagtttcattccgtttggactccgttcaaaatcctcccatgaaaggggtcaaaacatggaaaaaacaggaactggcacttggcactgagttaataagttagtcccaaaaaaatatataaaatgcatgcaaaacatccaaagtttgacaagataatagcatgaaaccatcaaaaattatagatacgttggagacgtaacaagcattcccaagcttaactcctacttgtcctcgagtagggaaatgataaagactgaatttttgatgtggaatgctacctagcatagttatcctttcactactaggaaaagggctatagataatatagacactaatggcgcaccagacaagtggtgcgccactactatatagcagtggtgcaccatgtgcaggtgcgccattagtgtgatggacactaatggcgcaccacacacacggtgcgcccctactaacaaactttttttttctaaaagtactaatggcgcaccggggcagagtgcgccattactagtttaactagtaatggcgcaccactcacccagtgcgccactacttttttttgcaaaactactaatggcgcaccagggcaaagtgcgccattactagtttaactagtaatggcgcaccactcacccagtgcaCCACTACTGCCAAACGACTATTCCAAATTTTCCCAGGATCCATTTCCTCCCCCTTCTCCAACGCGaccacctccccctccccctccccctcctcaccATGGCCGACTACCACCGCACCTACCATCGCGACCTCCGCCCCCGCCGTCCTTGGTCCCGAACCCCACCATCTTCCACGGCAATGGTTACTTCTCCTCCACCTCTCCACAAGCCAACGACTACTTCTACTCTGCACCGAAATATGGCGCCTTCCCCGGCGCAGGCGACCGTCGGATCGAGATCTACACGACGGCGCCTCCGCCTCTCCCACCAACTCCGCGCCTCCGCAAGACAGCGTCCAGTGGGCTGAGGCCGCCTCCTTGGCCGCCCTCCGCCAGTACTGTGCCCTCCCCAAGAAGGGCAAGCCACAGGGGCGTGAGTCCACTGTCCTCACCGCCTTCCTGCTCTCCTCCCCGGAAAACCCACTCAACCCCACCATCCTCTCCCTCGCCACCGGCACCAAATGCCTCGGTGCAGCACGCCTCGGACCTCACGGTGACCTCGTCCATGACGCCCATGCCGAGGTCATCACCTGTCGCGCGCTCCTCCGCCTCATCTATGCCGAGATCGGTACGGACAACCCACCAAGTTGGCTGGTCGCCTCTGGCACTGATGGGCGGTGGAGGCTTAAGGACGGGCATCAGCTGCATCTCTACATCACCCAGATCCCGTGTATGTTCATGAATTTTCGATTTTGTTCCACTTAAGCCGAATTATCTTCGGCGTTCCTGATAATACATCATAGTATTTGTTCAAAGATAATGTACTACTTTATTTGGACTGCTGCAGCGATGTCTTGGATTTTTTTTACCACAGCACATAACATGAGCAATTGGTTTGGTCAACTTGTGTAGGTGGGGTCATGTCGGTGCCACCGTCACCCTTGGAGGTTCGAAGGGAACAACTGGATACCATAGTTAATGGATGCAATGGTATGCTTCTTTCTTATTCTTGGTGTTCTGCAGGAGTTGTAAGTTCATGCCTGGAGCTGCTATTTTGGATGTACGGTAACCTATAGATTTGCCGAACTGTCTGAATTGGACCATGGTCCGGTATAAATGTTTTTGGATAATTTTGTTTATCAATCAGGAATGACTTCTTTATGATGATTTTGTGAACCCAATTGCTTTGGGGGTGCTGTAGAAGTGTGGTATACTTAGCTATTTGACAACATGATATTAGTGACCACTGACCATTGTTCGCTAGAATTTGAATTGGTGTGTTTAGATATCTTTATTGAACTAACTGGTGGACCACACTTTAGACTCTGCAAATGTTTGATACAGCTTTGAAGTTGGACCCTTCATTTTTATGTGCATTGTTACTAATTCATTACATATTTCTATTCGGAACACCGTTTTGCATATCAGATGTTGGGTTCGTTCAGAGGAAGCCGGGGCGTGGTGATACAACATTGTCAGTGAAGTCGTCGCTGCGAAGGGGCCTCCGCTGGTTCAAGGGCAAGTGCTCCGGTATCTTCCACGGCTGGTAACCTCCTCTGCTCGGATGGTGACAGGGTCCCAAGAAACCCAAGCTCCTGAAAATGTCTTCATTTTGGAATCTTTTGTTTGAAGGTAATGTTCAGAATAATTCCTCTACCATTGATTGGATGCATTTGAGGTTGTGACTGTATATTGATGAGCTAATGGAGGCTTTGAGGAACCTGCGACGGGTGTGAATTTTCATGAATGTTTGTGATGTGTCGTATTCGAACCTCTGTAGATTTATCTGCAAGCGGTGGTGGTGATTAGTCATGTTACCCACTCCCACAGCCTGCTTTGTACCTTAAATGTCGCGGACACATGAAATTCTAGTGTAATTTTTGTAGAACAAGTGAGCACACAACAAGGTACTGATTGATGCAGCTCTCTTCGATGCACATCGGTTTTTTTTGTTTCAATCCTGCCAGAGTAGATTGTGGGTATATGCCAATATTATATTTGCTTATTGAATTTACTAATGAAGATTACCACTTTCGTACTACATTGTTGGGTGATACAAGGAAATCACATATTGTTGGAAGTTCTTCTATGAGGCTATGTAGTTCCTGAACACAGTTATCTATGCAGACTCACAATGAATTCTTATTTGTAAATTAAACTTATATTCTCAATCATATATTTTCATATTTACATGGAACTGAAGTGAATCCTCAACTTGGATCAAGTGATACTTTACATGTGTAACAATATTACTTTACATTACATGTGTAACGGTATTACTGAAGTGACAATATCAATTTGTTCATAatacacatgtgtgtgtgtgctgcttGTCCGGAATGTTGATggacatttcaaatgattttggtTTCCTAGAAGTATATTCTCATTTATGAATAATTGTGCACTTCACATCAAATTTTTTGTGTTGGGCTCTAACTCTGCTTAAACATCTTGCTCTAATTCTATTTTAGGCACCACCACAATCCATGTGAGGGGGGCAACGACCTCGACTTCATGATAATAAATGTAAGTTTCTTATTAGTAGAAGACAAATGTGTGTCAATGTGTGAAAATAACCACATAGAAATGATATTGTTAACTATGATATCATGACAATCTTTGTTTAAGATGCTCAATGCATTCATTGTTGATAAAACTACAAGCACTGGAACATAGTTCTATATAATAGCATGTGAGATGATTATAACTTTTATAGAAACTATATTGTTAACTATGATATCATGATAATCTTTTGATCGAATATTTTTAATATGCATATGAGATTTTAACAACTTGATATGGTTCCACTTTCTTGACAAATTTGTGCAAAATGTTTTCAGGTACTCAACCTATTGATGCACATGGACATGATGACTCTCTAGCGTTTATGGACCAACCAACCTGTAATCATGGACCTTATTGTCTTGTAGACC harbors:
- the LOC123409214 gene encoding tRNA-specific adenosine deaminase TAD1-like — protein: MADYHRTYHRDLRPRRPWRPSDRDLHDGASASPTNSAPPQDSVQWAEAASLAALRQYCALPKKGKPQGRESTVLTAFLLSSPENPLNPTILSLATGTKCLGAARLGPHGDLVHDAHAEVITCRALLRLIYAEIGTDNPPSWLVASGTDGRWRLKDGHQLHLYITQIPCGVMSVPPSPLEVRREQLDTIVNGCNDVGFVQRKPGRGDTTLSVKSSLRRGLRWFKGKCSGIFHGWHHHNPCEGGNDLDFMIINMLNAFIVDKTTSTGT